Below is a genomic region from Scheffersomyces stipitis CBS 6054 chromosome 8, complete sequence.
TGTCTACTTAGCAGCCACTCAATTTCGAAAATTGGCACTGTATTCTGCTCATTGTCGGACGAAAACCATAAAATAAGACTCTACTGTACATAATAGGTCGGTTCGTATTCATGAAAAGACTGCAAATGATTCGCATGATTAATGGCCAAATAATACTTTTCTTTCATAATCCCTAACGAAGTCGTTTCTCTAATGAATCAGGAATCACTGTCAACAGTTCCCGGAATCCAACCGGAACTCGGTTTCACAGGACATCAGATTATTATTCTGCTTTAAAATCTTCCACACAATTAATGAGCAGTATCCCTGAAAGCACTCTTGCCTCTATAGAATCCATAGTTATTGCAAGAGGTGAATGAAATGGTATTAACTCCATGCTGAACATATGCTTCTAAACTTCCATCAATTGTATTATTAATACACCATGAAGCATCAAAGTATTCGAACCTTTCAAGCATCTTCTCTACTTCATCGATGATGGCCAAAAATTGTGCAGAAGGATCACAATCATGCCCTTTCACATCTAATTGTATGAGGTGGTAGTAACTGCCTGTTTCCTCATCTACCACAACAGTCTTCCGTGTCCAACATGAATTCTCTTTGAAACCGAAGTAAACTTTGAATGCCTCTATTATATCAGTATACAGTTCCACTAACGATTGCTCTTGATCATGTACATTATTATCTTTGATACTATTCGGCAAAAACAGGTCTGTATGTGAATCTGAAATGGTAACCGATTCGTTGAGCAATGTAATCAACTTTCCATCCTTGTAATTAGGATTTTCAGTAATGTTAATGAAATCTTCATATGAAATGTTGTCAAATCCAACGACGGTATTTTCACCAGAACAGTTGTGCTGCGAAGTCGGCTCATTGTCCAGCAGTGACACTGATTCACAAATTTCAAGACTTTCCTTACGTGTTAGTGAATCTTTGGCAAGTGCCAAGTTGTGGCACAATAATACCAACGAGAAAATTGAGATCAAATTGAGCTTCATGAAGATAGCGATATAATTCTCGAGAATTATCACAAGGCAGAAAGGAGGGCATATTTATACCAGTGATCCTATTTGTCCTGCACAATTAGTAACAAATCTAAGTGGTTCCAGTAATTGTGTTCCGACgaatatcttcaagttttgcGATCGAATATTATTTTTCATTACATTTCAATTTATTTTTGGAAAATAAGGATTCTGCCGGAGAAGCTAAATCGAGCAGCTTACTAAATTCACTTTTGCTGTAAACTCTACCAATCCACACGCATTATACAAGTGGTTAAGAACCAGACACATCCAAAGGAGATACTATACATACTTCGAACTTCAGCAAAATGACTCCTTGCTATCAACTTtagattttgattttgatttccttAAAGAAAATGGTTACagtcaatttcaagaatctGAATTTCCTTTTTTATGTCCTTCATGAGTTGTATTGGTATTCTCTTCTCAGTGTATCGTTGTGTCTATATCCAACTATCTCTAATGCGATTTTGAGAATATCCTTCGAGTGAATGaaattctgaaaagaagttcaaaTGGTTTATGAATACCATCTGACATATACAGATGTGACTATTTAGCAAGGACAACTTCACGGAACATGGACGAGGAAGTGACAGAACCGTGTTCAGAGTAACTCACTGAATTGTCTTGTCAGTTTAGGAGAGGTGCGACTTGCATCCGTCAAGTGCGTAAGTAGCTATTTTTTACTTTCAGTGTATGCATAATGCACCTCTGCCCAATACAGGCAACGGAATAATTGGAACATTTAACAATCACACGAGAGTTAGTCTGGAGTATGAAAACTTGCTCGATTCTTAAACTTACATCAATAACTGTACATATCAAACACCAAAAAGTAACAGTCCAGAGGTGACTATACGTTTTTCTAAAAGATGTAACACTTTGTGTTTGCCTTGAGTCAACACATACTTGAAATATTGGTGTGATCTAAGATCAATTATTCATGTCAGCTAAGAAAATGCTCCCGCTGCAAAGATTGAGTAGTTCCCCAATCTGTGATACAAATGTTCGGTTCCGACGTAGAATTCTACTAGAGTACGTATATTTTGGGCAAAGATAGCTTCAATCCAAACTCTAATAGACAGTGGTGATAGACTTCCAAAGGTGTAAAGATGTGAGAAATCTTGCAACCAAAAGTGGACAATGAAACCCTTATTATAACTTCGAAGTTGAGTATTAAACACTACGTAGTAAATCTTTTGTACTCAAACTTATATAATAAGCATTAGATGGCGTATCTATGTCTCTTAGCCAATAGTGACTTAGTATAGATTGCTTTTGATGACTGCTGCACGTTGCTGAATCGGTACTCGCCTCTGGAAGGACTATACATTTAGGATAAAATCTCCGAGTTGTACACTTTACTTACCTCCTTCACTCTGGAAGAAAATCGAAATGAGTAGTTCCAGCCCTTCTTATAGATTGAACTGCAAGAGAAAATCTCCAGTCAGGGGTTTTAATCTAGAATTGCTGAGACGAGAAACCTACTGATGATCATGTTTGTTAAAGCATTCAACGTTCCAGAAGCTGCATCAAGGAGTTTCCCAACAAGAGATGGCCTCGAAAACTTCTGCTGCTCCATAGTCTTCACTCAAGACTTATGACTTCCCACTTCATAACTTGACGGCTGACCGGCAATGATTTCCGATATTTTCCTTTGATTGGGTCGACAGCTTCTTTATAACAAGAATAGGTCTTGCTATGTTTGTGCAAGTGTTGTTTGTAAGATGTGAAAACCAatatgaagataatgaattCATCTCTGTGGTTGAAAAGACAACCTTTTATGTGAATTGAGACCTTTACACTTAATTGGAGGAACAGCTGTAAACAAATGTATTATACTCATTCGTCGCCGAACTTGTTCTCTTCTAGGAACCTTCAGTAAGAGATGAGTGAAAAGACAATGCGATATTATAGTATGTATATCAGTATATATACATCTCTATGGTGTCACAACTATACTAATGGTCTATTTTGGATGCAAGTATGACACAACTCCGTTTCTACTCTTCTCCAACATCTCCTTATTCGTATCCGATATAGCAAATAAGTTGGGATCTGTGTGAACACCGAATAGTGGTGTCTGCACAATAATGAAATcctcttctgaatctttaTATCTTAAGAGTAGGGCCAGAGTGAAGAGAAACAATGTCAAAAAATCAGATCGTATGTGCAAGAGATGGACTCCACGATTCTGGTTATACCATAAGGGAAACGTGTCTTCATATAAATTAAAATTGAAGGAATCTAGGAAGTTATCGTGGGGATAAACTTCTCGCCTTATCACCATTTCTATGTCATAATTGTTGGACTTGAGAGTGTATAACTCTCCTCGAATAAATCGATTGAGCTTAactttcaacaaaaaaCTTATATATACCACACCTCTTGCTATCAGTTCGTTGTCGCCGTATAATGTTATGAATCTATCTACAACTCCATCTACTTGGGGCGAGATCAGGAAACTTTTTACTTGGAATTTCTTGGAAAGTGCATCTTCGAGATTCAATTCAGATGAGGAAAGGAACTCTGCCTCGGTGTACGAAAGTACTAGTTTGAGGAACACTTCCTTTCGTTCTGTGGTCTTTGGCTGTAATTTGAGAATATAATTGATCACCTTCTCGTCGGTGATGATATTTTCGGCCTGTTTGGCTTGCGGAGGAtctgaaagaagaagtccCAGACCTTCTGGTTGGAACGAAGGGactctctttctttttctaaAATTTGATCTATCCATTTAAAGTGAAGTATAGGAATCGAAATTCGAAAATTCTGGAAAAAACGAAAAGGACGCCACTGTATTCTATAGTTGCAATATAAGTCAAATGGAGTTGCAATTTCAGACACGGATAGAACTTGAAGGCTAAAAGTATACTGGAAACTGTTTTGGTCAGCTGAATTTTCACACCTGACTTTAAAATGCAGTACGTCTTCGATTTCCCACTAACCAGATGCCATCgctgaaaattgaaatttttttAGCTAGCACCATACAAATCTGGAGAACGCACAACAGCATACATAACCAGCAACAATGgccaagaaggaaaaggtTAGCAAGTCTGAAGAGACAGAAGACAACTACGAAAAGAGACTTTCGGCTATCTTGCCATTTGCCAAACCTTTGGCTCctaagaagttgaacaagaaggtTCTCAAGACCGTGAAAAAGGCTTCCAAAGCCAAGCATGTCAAGAGAGGTGTCAAGGAAGTTGTCAAAGCATTAAGAAAGGGTGAAAAGGGTCTTGTAATCATTGCAGGAGACATTTCTCCAGCCGATGTTGTTTCTCATATCCCAGTTTTGTGTGAAGACAGCTCTGTCCCATATGTATTCATTCCCTCCAAGGAAGAC
It encodes:
- a CDS encoding predicted protein codes for the protein MKLNLISIFSLVLLCHNLALAKDSLTRKESLEICESVSSSDNEPTSQHNCSGENTVVGFDNISYEDFINITENPNYKDGKLITLLNESVTISDSHTDSFLPNSIKDNNVHDQEQSLVESYTDIIEAFKVYFGFKENSCWTRKTVVVDEETGSYYHLIQLDVKGHDCDPSAQFLAIIDEVEKMLERFEYFDASWCINNTIDGSLEAYVQHGVNTISFTSCNNYGFYRGKSAFRDTAH
- a CDS encoding predicted protein, producing MDRSNFRKRKRVPSFQPEGSGLLLSDPPQAKQAENIITDEKVINYILKLQPKTTERKEVFLKLVLSYTEAEFLSSSELNLEDALSKKFQVKSFSISPQVDGVVDRFITLYGDNESIARGVVYISFLLKVKLNRFIRGELYTLKSNNYDIEMVIRREVYPHDNFLDSFNFNLYEDTFPLWYNQNRGVHLLHIRSDFLTLFLFTSALLLRYKDSEEDFIIVQTPLFGVHTDPNLFAISDTNKEMLEKSRNGVVSYLHPK
- a CDS encoding ribosomal protein L7AE (go_component ribosome~go_function structural constituent of ribosome~go_process protein biosynthesis); the encoded protein is MAKKEKVSKSEETEDNYEKRLSAILPFAKPLAPKKLNKKVLKTVKKASKAKHVKRGVKEVVKALRKGEKGLVIIAGDISPADVVSHIPVLCEDSSVPYVFIPSKEDLGSAGATKRPTSCVMIVPGGGKSKKNADKTEEYRESFDEVVKEIPALE